From Woronichinia naegeliana WA131, the proteins below share one genomic window:
- the ccsB gene encoding c-type cytochrome biogenesis protein CcsB: MNLVSLENLLDNLSFLILFVTMLVYWAGAAFPQPWLATLGSIGVAIANLCMAALLGARWLEAGYFPISNLYESLFFLAWGLTTVHLIAENMSRSHLVGVVTTPVAMAITAFAALTLPSDMRLSAPLVPALKSNWLMMHVSVMMISYSALMVGSLLAIAFLVVTRGQTVELRGSSVGTGSYRPGQKLTAMANLVNAKPALMADSGGVAVLEKPQSENVTLAPQLLNLADTLDNISYRIIGLGFPLLTIGIIAGAVWANEAWGSYWSWDPKETWALITWLVFAAYLHARITKGWQGRKPAILAASGFMVVWICYLGVNLLGKGLHSYGWFF; this comes from the coding sequence TGAATTTAGTTAGTCTCGAAAATCTGCTCGATAATCTTTCTTTTTTAATTCTTTTTGTCACCATGCTGGTCTATTGGGCCGGTGCAGCCTTTCCCCAACCCTGGTTAGCAACCCTCGGAAGCATTGGAGTCGCGATCGCCAATTTATGTATGGCCGCCCTGTTAGGAGCCAGATGGTTGGAAGCGGGCTATTTTCCCATTAGTAACCTCTACGAATCCCTCTTTTTCCTGGCTTGGGGCCTGACAACCGTTCACCTGATTGCGGAAAACATGAGTCGCAGTCATTTAGTCGGCGTGGTTACAACCCCTGTGGCCATGGCCATTACAGCTTTTGCAGCCCTCACTTTGCCTTCTGATATGCGACTTTCGGCTCCCCTGGTACCGGCTCTGAAATCAAATTGGTTGATGATGCACGTTAGCGTCATGATGATTAGTTATTCTGCTCTAATGGTCGGTTCCTTACTAGCGATCGCCTTTTTAGTTGTAACCAGGGGACAAACGGTTGAGTTGCGGGGCAGTTCTGTGGGGACAGGGAGTTATCGTCCCGGTCAAAAACTGACAGCAATGGCCAATTTAGTTAATGCCAAACCTGCCTTAATGGCCGATAGCGGAGGAGTTGCCGTTTTAGAAAAACCCCAATCAGAAAATGTGACTCTTGCTCCTCAACTGCTTAACTTAGCGGATACCTTGGACAACATTAGTTACCGCATTATTGGCTTAGGTTTTCCCCTCCTGACCATTGGCATTATTGCTGGAGCCGTTTGGGCCAACGAAGCTTGGGGATCGTACTGGAGTTGGGATCCCAAAGAAACCTGGGCCTTGATTACCTGGCTCGTGTTTGCCGCCTATCTCCACGCCCGGATTACCAAAGGTTGGCAAGGTCGTAAACCGGCTATTCTGGCTGCCAGTGGTTTTATGGTGGTTTGGATTTGCTATCTCGGCGTAAATTTACTGGGCAAAGGACTCCATTCCTACGGCTGGTTTTTCTAA
- a CDS encoding DUF2232 domain-containing protein, translating to MPTELNSETPCFDDDETNWVDQGWDTLPTNTAMPDLGRVETVKHQRSPLKSLKTLAMVESAFLASTASLIWLINYYFPLGPVLTIFFPIPLALVYLRWGPKTAIKGVIAAVLLLSVLMGPTRSIVFLMPYGLMSLQLGFCWQRNAPWFFSILSGGLIGAFGFFFRFWLFSILLGEDLWRYVITQITNLLDWVFLKLNLLAQPDFMLVQAIAVGMILLNSLFYLVAVHLMALLILDRIGNRIPRPPRWVSVILDYE from the coding sequence ATGCCAACCGAATTAAATTCAGAAACACCTTGCTTTGATGATGATGAGACTAACTGGGTTGATCAGGGTTGGGATACTTTGCCCACAAATACAGCTATGCCTGATTTAGGGAGAGTAGAAACGGTAAAACATCAGCGATCGCCGTTAAAATCCCTCAAAACCTTAGCAATGGTGGAGAGTGCCTTTTTAGCGAGTACGGCTAGTTTAATCTGGCTCATTAATTATTATTTTCCCCTTGGCCCCGTTTTAACCATTTTTTTCCCGATCCCTTTGGCCCTGGTTTATTTACGTTGGGGGCCGAAGACAGCAATTAAGGGGGTGATTGCGGCAGTTTTACTGCTATCGGTGTTGATGGGGCCGACCCGTAGCATTGTCTTTTTAATGCCCTACGGCTTAATGAGTTTACAGCTAGGTTTTTGTTGGCAGCGCAATGCGCCCTGGTTTTTTTCCATCCTATCGGGAGGATTAATTGGGGCTTTTGGTTTTTTCTTTCGCTTCTGGTTATTTTCAATCCTGTTAGGGGAAGATCTTTGGCGGTACGTGATTACGCAAATTACCAATCTTTTAGACTGGGTTTTTCTGAAACTGAACCTCTTAGCGCAACCTGATTTTATGCTCGTTCAGGCGATCGCGGTAGGTATGATTTTGCTCAACAGTCTGTTTTATCTGGTCGCTGTTCACCTAATGGCTCTTTTAATTTTGGATCGGATCGGCAATCGGATTCCCCGTCCCCCCCGTTGGGTCTCAGTGATTTTAGATTACGAGTAA
- a CDS encoding Crp/Fnr family transcriptional regulator produces MEEKRPSLNDIKQLSLSIPFFKGLAEDSLEKAITHIVIREHPANQVILLENDWGGSVYFIMNGWVKIRTHNADGKEITLNIVGTGEIIGEMAALEEAPRSTDAITLTPTKVCSIPAQDFCAVLATEPSAGIRLAQLIAKRLRQLNRRLRLREAESIARVADALLFLAEGQGKSTKQGIDIPNFPHRELSSISGLARETVTRTLTKLEKKGLIIRETDRLCIPDLYALEEVIT; encoded by the coding sequence ATGGAAGAAAAGCGTCCTTCTCTCAATGACATTAAACAATTAAGTCTCTCTATTCCTTTTTTTAAAGGGTTAGCAGAAGATAGTCTAGAAAAGGCCATTACCCATATTGTTATTCGCGAGCATCCGGCCAATCAAGTGATTCTACTGGAAAATGATTGGGGCGGTTCAGTCTATTTCATTATGAATGGCTGGGTTAAAATCCGTACTCATAACGCGGATGGCAAGGAAATAACCTTAAATATTGTCGGTACGGGAGAAATTATTGGTGAGATGGCCGCCTTGGAAGAGGCTCCCCGTTCTACGGATGCCATTACCTTAACACCCACTAAGGTTTGTAGTATTCCCGCCCAGGATTTTTGTGCCGTACTGGCAACTGAACCCAGTGCCGGAATTCGGTTGGCCCAATTAATTGCCAAACGCCTACGACAACTGAATCGACGCTTACGACTACGGGAAGCCGAAAGTATTGCCAGAGTAGCAGATGCCCTATTATTTTTAGCGGAAGGCCAAGGCAAAAGTACCAAACAGGGAATTGATATTCCTAATTTTCCCCATCGAGAGTTAAGTAGTATTAGTGGACTGGCGAGAGAGACCGTCACCAGAACATTGACCAAGCTAGAAAAAAAGGGTTTAATTATTCGCGAAACCGATCGGCTCTGTATCCCTGATCTCTACGCCCTAGAAGAAGTAATTACCTGA